A window of Choristoneura fumiferana chromosome 8, NRCan_CFum_1, whole genome shotgun sequence contains these coding sequences:
- the Mrtf gene encoding myocardin-related transcription factor codes for MPVRHRELGDEIAPPEPKRCRHCDESRSSCGGGGASEGPEGRASWRVTLDHDLVETLSAIYPEWFKPQHRRERSRPASPASPSSPVSPDTPDSPATSPSDDTFSSGAEEMAGRQAGGSGSEPACSPPRPSPPKVVVDESPLQPAMGKHKESLKVKLMMRRPINQLVAQGIMPPLKTPPAYFEQSKQLERAKTGDLLKAKIQRRPDRQELERRHILEQESHVDPSLAEKQRMLKKARLADALNDQLSHRPGPLELIKKNILHTEEDIETAVKSGTLAFRATCEGASHRPEHPSSYCGPPDDISPSPSPPCLLSPAPSPATPAPAAPTTPAATVQHPAPGKADKNRKKTKHKQQQPKARFKFHEYKGPPNAHKAPSPPDSTETPYELLLQQQQLLLQLMPASPATSSASVASDSSEYSAPPPPPPPPAPLAAIPARYEDMKVSDLRAECKRRNLRVSGPKPQLISRLRPFLIDKEEPPRSPASVASVASIASIASVASPEPRSEPEPAEDIVQSQRRQIEELERKLEASRLQLETVRREAAGAAASDQSRRLLQAHLCVTQLRAQLDALQQPAPPPPAPPAPPRYVLAAAPDATPDRLVRLFTVAQPATAADAADVTAPKTTNYILNGVKVVPIAILPSPHYEPERAVVPPPPPPPPMPMPSLHDRNEDMDDVIELLVENGELPPSVVGAPVDPPMRAEFLDSSADAFSPAEVLGETRAQDTLAADELQRELNDIQNEIMNHADLHAVNGNHCDIDSAANDIDADLSVDLLSNNDFHPDFSSDPTSGDHDDFFGLLSGDSNRTDDNSQTAMDIGEDPPERMTMTPLTNGDILDHTRTGFEDMDDLSLPSFQEDMIQERPCEFDLKEFGIDLSSNMTVDGDAYDYMDTELIPNLFGRGHVPQCDPLLGAVLSRPPPRPARKHYSWDRIEYDAT; via the exons AGAGCCGATCTTCGTGCGGCGGAGGCGGCGCCTCCGAGGGTCCGGAGGGGCGCGCGTCGTGGCGCGTCACGCTGGACCACGACCTCGTGGAGACGCTGAGCGCCATCTACCCTGAGTGGTTCAAGCCGCAGCACCGGCGCGAGCGTAGCCGACCCGCCTCGCCCGCCTCGCCGTCCTCGCCCGTATCGCCAGACACGCCGGATTCGCCGGCCACCTCGCCTTCCGACGACACATTCAG CTCGGGCGCGGAGGAGATGGCTGGTCGGCAAGCAGGCGGCAGCGGCAGCGAGCCGGCCTGCTCGCCGCCGCGCCCGTCGCCGCCCAAGGTGGTCGTGGACGAGAGCCCATTGCAGCCCGCCATGGGCAAGCACAAGGAAT cgTTGaaagtgaaactgatgatgagGCGACCAATCAACCAGTTGGTGGCACAAGGGATCATGCCGC cgCTGAAAACGCCGCCTGCTTACTTTGAACAGTCCAAGCAATTAGAAAGAGCGAAAACTGGAGATTTGTTGAAAGCAAAAATACAACGGCGGCCAGACCGCCAAGAACTCGAACGGAGACATATTTTGGAACAG gaGAGCCATGTGGACCCGAGCCTGGCGGAGAAGCAGCGAATGCTCAAGAAGGCGCGTTTGGCGGACGCGCTCAACGACCAGCTGTCACACCGGCCCGGCCCGCTCGAGCTCATCAAGAAAAACATCCTGCACACGGAGGAAGACATCGAGACCGCCGTCAAGAGCGGCACGCTCGCCTTCCGCGCAACCTGCGAGGGCGCCTCTCACCGCCCCGAGCACCCCTCATCCTACTGCGGGCCCCCGGATGACatctccccctccccctccccgcCCTGCCTGCTCTCCCCCGCGCCCTCACCAGCGACGCCCGCGCCAGCCGCGCCCACCACGCCCGCGGCCACCGTCCAACACCCCGCGCCTGGCAAAGCTGACAAGAACCGCAAAAAGACCAAACACAAACAGCAGCAGCCCAAGGCCCGGTTTAAGTTCCACGAGTACAAGGGCCCCCCGAACGCACACAAGGCGCCCTCGCCGCCCGACTCCACCGAGACGCCGTACGAGCTGCtcctgcagcagcagcagctGTTGCTGCAGCTGATGCCCGCGTCCCCCGCCACCTCTTCCGCGTCCGTGGCGTCGGACTCGTCCGAGTActcggcgccgccgccgccgccgccgccgcccgcgccgctcgccgccATCCCCGCGCGCTACGAGGACATGAAGGTGTCCGACCTGCGCGCCGAGTGCAAGCGCCGCAACCTGCGCGTCTCCGGCCCCAAGCCGCAGCTCATCAGCCGGCTGCGCCCGTTCCTGATCGACAAGGAGGagccgccgcgctcgcccgcctcCGTCGCCTCGGTCGCCTCCATCGCGTCGATCGCGTCCGTTGCCTCGCCGGAGCCGCGCTCGGAGCCCGAGCCGGCCGAGGACATCGTGCAGTCGCAGCGGCGCCAGATCGAGGAGCTCGAGCGCAAGCTGGAGGCGTCGCGGCTGCAGCTGGAGACGGTACGGCGCgaggcggcgggcgcggccgcCTCCGACCAGAGCCGCCGTCTGCTGCAGGCGCACCTGTGCGTGACGCAGCTGCGCGCGCAGCTGGACGCGCTGCAGcagcccgcgccgccgccgcccgcgccgcccgcgccacCGCGCTACGTGCTCGCCGCCGCGCCCGACGCCACCCCCGACCGTCTCGTGCGCCTCTTCACCGTCGCCCAGCCCGCCACCGCCGCCGACGCCGCCGACGTCACCGCGCCCAAAACTACCAATTACATCTTGAACGGTGTCAAAGTGGTCCCCATCGCGATCTTGCCGTCGCCGCATTACGAACCCGAACGCGCCGTCGTGCCGCCGCCGCCTCCTCCGCCGCCGATGCCGATGCCCTCGTTGCACGATCGCAACGAAGACATGGACGACGTGATAGAGCTGCTGGTCGAGAACGGTGAGCTGCCGCCGTCGGTGGTGGGCGCGCCGGTCGACCCCCCCATGCGGGCCGAGTTCCTCGACAGCAGCGCGGACGCGTTCTCGCCCGCCGAGGTGCTCGGCGAGACTCGCGCGCAGGACACGCTCGCAGCGGACGAGCTGCAACGGGAACTGAACGACATTCAGAACGAAATCATGAACCATGCAGACTTGCACGCCGTCAACGGGAACCACTGTGACATCGATTCGGCCGCTAACGACATCGACGCTGATCTGAGCGTCGATTTACTATCCAACAACGATTTCCATCCAGACTTCAGCTCGGACCCTACGTCGGGTGACCATGACGACTTCTTCGGGCTGCTTTCGGGCGACAGCAACCGAACCGACGACAACTCGCAAACAGCGATGGACATCGGTGAGGACCCTCCGGAGCGGATGACGATGACTCCTCTCACCAATGGAGATATATTAGACCACACTCGGACAGGCTTCGAGGACATGGACGACCTGTCTCTACCGTCATTCCAGGAGGACATGATTCAGGAGCGGCCGTGCGAGTTCGACCTCAAGGAGTTCGGTATCGACCTCAGCTCTAACATGACCGTGGATGGTGACGCGTACGACTATATGGACACCGAGCTGATCCCTAATCTGTTCGGACGGGGGCACGTGCCACAGTGTGACCCGCTGCTGGGCGCCGTGCTGTcccggccgccgccgcggcCCGCGCGCAAACACTACTCGTGGGACCGCATCGAGTACGACGCCACCTGA